One genomic segment of Cydia splendana chromosome 5, ilCydSple1.2, whole genome shotgun sequence includes these proteins:
- the LOC134790609 gene encoding carbonyl reductase [NADPH] 1-like — protein sequence MYKMETKVAIVTGGNRGIGFEIVKGLCAKFDGAVYLTARDEERGRQAVKKLEELGLNALFHVLDVTSEASVQEFATYVSTHHAGIDVLVNNAGVLDFDKSVSSYEDAKKLMDTNFFSLLTISRILYPHLKNNARIINISSDWGLLSNIRKQVWLDTLVKDDLTVEEILQFVNDFLQAAKNGKTSFVAFAGHYGDYKVSKVAMSALTFVQQRLFNEQGKDIAINCVHPGFVKTDMTKGMGDFTPERGARAPLYLALDAPPTQKGTFVWHDCHQVNWDD from the coding sequence ATGTACAAAATGGAAACCAAAGTAGCGATAGTCACCGGTGGAAATAGAGGCATCGGGTTCGAGATCGTCAAAGGGTTATGTGCAAAGTTCGACGGTGCTGTGTACCTTACAGCTAGAGACGAAGAAAGAGGAAGACAAGCCGTTAAAAAGCTCGAAGAACTTGGCTTGAATGCGTTATTCCATGTCTTGGACGTTACTAGCGAAGCGAGTGTTCAAGAGTTCGCCACATACGTTTCCACACATCACGCGGGCATAGATGTTCTTGTAAACAATGCTGGTGTTCTTGATTTTGATAAATCTGTTTCATCCTATGAAGATGCAAAAAAACTTATGGATACGAACTTCTTTAGTTTATTGACTATATCAAGAATATTATATCCCCATTTAAAGAACAATGCTCGGATCATTAACATCAGCAGTGACTGGGGCTTGCTTTCCAATATTCGAAAACAGGTTTGGTTAGACACTTTAGTCAAGGATGACCTCACAGTTGAAGAGATTTTACAATTTGTTAATGATTTCTTACAAGCTGCAAAGAATGGTAAAACTTCATTTGTTGCATTCGCGGGTCATTATGGTGATTACAAAGTTTCTAAAGTTGCCATGTCAGCTTTAACCTTTGTCCAGCAAAGGCTATTTAACGAGCAAGGCAAGGACATAGCCATAAACTGTGTGCACCCTGGGTTTGTCAAGACTGATATGACAAAAGGAATGGGAGACTTCACCCCGGAGAGAGGAGCCCGCGCACCGCTGTACCTGGCACTGGATGCTCCCCCTACACAAAAAGGCACCTTTGTGTGGCATGATTGCCACCAAGTCAACTGGGATGATTAA